The stretch of DNA CCGCAGCCCTGGCCTGGGCCTGCTCGGCCTGTGCCCGGGAGTTGCACAGCACCACGAAGTCGTCCGCGTAGCGGACGACTTCTCCGGCGCCACGCTCGGCCCAGGCCCGGTCGAAGGCGTGCAGGTAGATGTTGGCCAGCACGGGGAAGGTCCGCTCCCCACATGGCGGCGGCCATTCCGCCGATCACCACGTAGGCCACGCCGTTGCGGTCGAGTGCGGCGAAGATTGCAGCAGCGTCCTCGTCGGCGAGCGGCGGCGGCTCGGTCTCGGGCCGAAGCAGACGCCGGCTCGCCCGGGCCTCGGCTGCTCTTGCACCGGCTTCAGCACGACGATGGGCGGCGCATCGCCGGCCCTGCTCGGCAACCGTCGCAACGCAGGTGGCGCCGCCATCCAGCGGGTACCCGCACATCGGCTTGGCGCTCAACCACCCGTCCTCGTGCTCAAGGGGCGGAGGCCGCCCAAGCGGCCGCTGCCTCCCGCTGGCCGGCCAGCTTGGATCGCCGCCGTTCCCGCTCGTCGTCGGGCAGCGATGCCTCCCACGCTGCCAGCGTCTCGTCGTGATCGTCATGGGGCGTCAACCGGGCCCGGAGGTCGAAGCCAGCGGCTTCGAGGATGCGGTACAGCGTCGGGAGCGTCGGCTGACGCTGCCCAGCCTCATAGGCGGCGATTGCCGACTGGGCCGTCCGTGCTCGGCGCGCCAGCTCCGCTTGCGTGAGGCCCGCCCGTGTCCGAGCATCGAGGATCAACGCACCTGCCACGCCCGCGTAGACGTCCTCGCCGGTCTGCCTCACAGCGTCAGTCTATCTCGTATCGTAGATACGGTGCCGGCCCCGAAGACTCTCGGTTCCGCAATTTCGGATCGCACGCTGCTCTACGCCGGGCGGCCGAACTCGGTCCCTACTCACGACGATCACGCCCCACTGAGATCCGAAGCGCCAATAAACTTTCGAGCGTCGTGGATAGGGCGCCGTGGAGCACCAATTCAAGAAGGAGGTCGTACGCTTCGCCGCCGCGCTCCGGCTCTTTGCCGTTGCCTGCTTCCTGCCGCTGCCGGCCGGAAGAGCGCCGCCTCCAGAATGACTAGTCCCCGGGAAGCGCTGCGGGCGCGGCTCGCCGTGGCAGGACTCGAGCGTCATGCCGACGTGCTCGTCGCCCTCGCTTCTCCGTCGGTGCGGCTGCGATCCATCGACGCAGTGATGAGGCCGAGCGATCCGCCGCGCCACGTCCCGAGCGTCGTGCCGGGCATCGGCCCCGCCGTCGCAA from Acidimicrobiales bacterium encodes:
- a CDS encoding helix-turn-helix transcriptional regulator, producing the protein MRQTGEDVYAGVAGALILDARTRAGLTQAELARRARTAQSAIAAYEAGQRQPTLPTLYRILEAAGFDLRARLTPHDDHDETLAAWEASLPDDERERRRSKLAGQREAAAAWAASAP